The Spirosoma oryzicola region TTTACGAAAATCGGGAGTTTCCTGAGCCCGAAGGATACCGACCGTAAAACTCAGCAACACAATCCCCTGAATCCGATCAAATAAGGAGAATTTCATAAATAGCTCTTTGGGTAGATAACCATGTCCTGACCTTTTTGTCAGATGCTTATCCTCCTTCACAAACGTAAAGTTTTACATTTTCGAAACGCAGTGTCCCCAACTGACAAGAAACTGTCCCCAATCGGAAAGTCCAAGAACTCCGCTTTATGTACTTTTGAGTTATTTCTAACCAGCTAGTTACTCGATTACCGTATACATGCTGATCCTGTTGCGATTCTTTGTACCACTGCACTGGTTTTACTCGTATTATTTTTACCTTTTACTAAATATGTAGCTACACACAATAGTCTTATTTATCGAAAAACATATAAATTGCTCAACTATCCATCACACCTATAGAGTAATTAACTTGCCATGTCTCTTTCATCGTCCTTTGTTACTGGGGATCAGTTTACAAACCTCATTGATGAATTGAGCCAGCTGCCTATCTATAGCATTGGCCGGAAAGCCGATAACAAAATCGTTATTGCCAATGTAAAAATCAGCGGTCAGCACGCCCGTTTGATTCAGTGCAGCCCCACTAGCTTCGTTATCGAAGACCTGGATAGTAAAAACGGCACCTTTGTTAACGGTGTGCGCATTACCCGAAAAGTTGTCGATGCTACAGACAGCATTCGACTAGCCGACGCGGAGTACACGGTTGATCAATTGCTTAAACGGATCCGTACCGAGCAGGAAAAGCCAGCAATAAGTCCACCGAAGCCGCCAAAGCCAGCTGACGAAACGCCAAAAAGTAAGCCAGAACTAGACTTTACAGCGCAGTTCGCCGACTTGCAACAGGTTTACGAACAGTATCCCAAGCTTCGCCGGGATTGCCGCAACCGCGAAAAAATGATTCGCACAGGCAGTGTTATTCTTTCGTCGCTTGTGGGCGTAGGCGCGGTCCTGAGCACGGGCGGTACCGCGCTACCGCTGCTTCATATCATGTCAAGTGCGGGATTGAGCGTGCTGGTCCCCACGCTTTGTTCAACGCTTCTGTCGACCGACGAAAAGCTGGAGATCATCGATAAAGAGTACCGGGAAAAGTACCGTTGCCCTAACGCGACCTGCCGCGACCCTTTTGGTACCAGAGAATGGGAACTGCTGGCCCAGCAAAAATCCTGTCGGCGTTGTCAGGCCGTTTGGGTCAACTAATTTTTGCTTTTCCGCTCACCTTTTGCCTACGAATCCTATAAACCCACATCATCAAACATTCATCGTGTCATGACACAATTTTCTGATAAAACCGACCTTCAAACCGACGCTTATCCTATGCCACAACCATCTACTTCCGCTAAACCAGGTCTTGACGACAAACAAAAGAAAATCCTGGGCATCTCAGCAGCCGCTATCCTACTCGGCGGAGCAGCATGGGCCATTACTAAAAACCCTGGCACAGAAACCCCGAGCGAACCTCAAGACCAGGCTGAAATTTCAACATTACCTGAGGACATTGATGTGGCGGGGAAAGTGACCGATTCTATGTCATTCGGTCAGGCTTTTGAAGCCGCTCGCGATGAAGTAGGTATGGGCGGTTTGTTTAGCTGGCACGGTCGCTGGTATAATACGTTCGACAAAGAAGAATGGAGTAGCCTGTCGCTTGAGCAACGCCAGGAATTCACCGAAATGATCACGCAGGAACATCTGCCCGTAAAACCCTATCAGGGTTCAATACCCACTGCGAGTGAGCCAACAGTTTCTGATGATCCAGCGCCCACCGAACCTACGATTATTGAAGGCCATCTGAACGGTCAGCGAGTGATGGGTCTCGATTTTGATCAGGATGGCATAATTGACACGCTCGTTCTGGAAGGGGAAGATGGCTACACGTACCGCGTGGTCGACGCAACCGGCGATCAGGGACTTGACACGGTGTACCGCTACGATCCACTTGACGGTGAGTTAGTAGGTGCCTCAAAAATAGAGCACCCCTTCATACTGACTAACGACCAATTCGATCAGGGTCTGGAAGAAAACATGCCCAAAGAAGCCGTTGATTCCGTGCTTGAGCCGGACGATGCTCCGGTCGATGTGCACCAAGCCGATGACGAACAGGACGATGATGATATCGATACGGATACGAATCACTACCTGACTCACTCAGCCGAATCAGACGATACGTATATCAACAATGGTGATGTCCGCGACATGGACGAATAGTAAGCATGAGTGGATTTAAAACAACGCTTATTACCTGTCAGCAGTGCAATCGCCGGATTATGGTCAGAACCGCCGATGCTGAACGGGGGTCGATAACCTGTTCGCACGTCGGATGCGGAGCCACCAATACGTTGACAAGCGGATTTTACTACGACGAAAGCCTGTTGAACGGTCTTCCTGGATTCGGGCAGCTAACGTATTTGGGTAGTACGCCAACGACTTTCGCGCTACAATTTGGCAATAACACGATAGGCACGTCCGAGTCCTGCGTCGTTCAGCTTGATCGGTTTATGCATAACGGTCGGTGCTTCATCAGTCGGCGGCACTGTACGCTGACCGTAACGTTCGATAAATGGTCGGGTCAGTTGCGGTATCAGCTTCAGGATGGTGTTCCTGACCCGGTCACGGGAGAGCAGCAGTCGAGCCTCAACGGGACCTTGCTCAACGGAACCTCCTTGCAGAAAACGGAAATTATCGATGTCGCCGACGGCGAAATCATTGCACTAGGTGGTGCTGACCGCTTTCTCCTGAAGCATTTTATGATCAATCCAGTGATGCTGGAGACCTATAAAACGGAGTTGGCCTTCAACCCCGACAGTACTCAATAATTTATGTTTATTCATCCATCGTTACCCCTTGCTTTTTCTCACATTGGCCAGCGAACTATCAATCAGGATACGTTGTATCCGGCGGTAGGTTTAGCCAACGAGCAGACGCAGCTTTTTATCGTTTGCGACGGTATGGGAGGAGCGGATAAAGGAGAGATTGCCAGTCAGTTGTTGTGCGAAGCCGTTGCCCGTTATGCCTCATCATTGGATTATCCTGTCTTTGATGCAGTCCATTTAAAAACGGCTCTTGATATGGCCTATCAGGCTTATACCGATTATCTAGGCGAACACCCGTTCGTGAGCCGCATGGGGTCTACGCTGGCATTGCTTCAATTGCATCAGCAGGGCGTTACAGCAGCGCACATTGGCGACAGTCGAATCTATCAAGTGCGGGCTGGAAAGATCGTCTTTCAGACGCAGGACCATAAACAGGTAAACGACATGGTAGAGGCCGGAATTATCACGGCTACTCAGGCACTGACTCATCCGTGGCGAAACCGGCTTAGTCGGGCTGTGGTAGCCAGTTCGGATAAGAAAGAAACGAAATCGGTACCCGACAGCACCGTCCTGACCGATGTTCGGGAAGGCGACTATTTTTTTATGTGTACAGATGGTGCGCTGGAGCGGCTCGACGAATACGCGCTGGAAACGGTGCTGGCGCAGGATATACCGGACATGGCTAAGTTACAGGCCCTGCTCAGCTTATGCGACGGGCACACGAAAGACAACTATTCAGGCTACCTGATTGGCGTTAAACAGGTAACGCAGCAAAAATCCATTTTAGCTTCTATCTTTTCTTAAACGATGCTGGCTTATTTGATGAGTTGTCTGGGTATTTTGCTGGCTGGGCTTGCTCCCACTCCACAGCCGCAGACGTACGCCGTTGTAGTTGGTATTTCGGATTACAAAGAGCTGACCAGCCGGAACGGCGATTTACGCTACGCCGACAGAGATGCCCGACAGGTTGTATCGTTTTTACAAAGCCGGTCGGGCGGATTGTTACCAGCTTCGCATATTCGGTTCTTAACGAACCAGCAGGCTACCTACGCGAATATCCGACAGGCGTTAACGCTCTTTAAACAGGCGCAAGCCGGTGATCGCGTTATTTTTTACTTTTCCGGTCATGGCCTGCCTAGCAGCTTCGTTCCCTACGACGTTCGTTTGGACAATCAGCAAGGTTTGTTGACGCATCAGGCGATCAAAGAAGCGTTTCGACAATCCGAAGCAGCCACAAAGTTGTGTATCGCCGATGCCTGTTTGTCGGGTAGTATGACGCAGCCGCAGACGAGCCAGCGAAACCTGTTGAAAACAGTCGGCAGCAGCCTTAGCGATGACACCAACGTGGCCATGATCCTCGCCAGCCGATCTACCCAGAGTGCCGTTGAGACGGGCCGGTTGGCGGGTGGTGCGTTTACCTATTACTTGCTGAAGGGATTGCATGGCCACGCTGATCTCGACAAAAATAAAATTGTAACGATTCGGGAATTGCACGCTTACGTATCGCCCCGAGTCCGGCAGGAAACCCGTGGTCATCAGACCCCTATTTTTTACGGTCGATTTTCGGATGATCTGGGCCTGGCCTACCTCTGAATTCGGCAATGTGCAACAGAACCCAATAGTATGAGTCAACCCTTTACTTCTTTTCAGGACTTTAAACGACGATATCCAATCCGGCCCAATGACGAAGGTGCGTTATTGGGCAGTGGATCGTATGGGCGCGTCATTAAAGTCGAAGATCAGCTCGAAACGGAATGGGTAGCCATTAAAATCAGTGAGTTTAAAGGGAATGACCCGAAATCGTTGAAAGCCGAAGTCGAACTGGCTCAGCGGATCGCCCGTCAGGCCAACATTGCCCGCTACGACGCCTGCTACCGGCTTGAGACGGACACCAGCATCAGCGATTTTGCCATCATGAAGTATTATCAAGATGGTAACCTCGCTGATTTGCTACGTCGCCAGGCGTTGACGCCCGCTCAGATTTACGACATCACGAAGGGAATTCTGCTTGGCCTCCAGCACCTGCATCGGCACCGGATTGTTCACCGGGATTTCAAACCAGCTAATATTCTTATCTCGCGTGACAACGCCGGACGATTCATTCCTAAAATAGCGGATTTCGGCCTGAGTAAACTGGTCAGTGATGACGAACTCGACAGCTCTGATTTCGACCTGAGCGACGGGCGGGGTACGCCTTCCTACAAAGCGCCCGAACAGATTGAAGGAAGCCGGGTAAGTTTCAACCTGGACTTGTGGGCCTTTGGCGTTATCCTGTACGAGCTGCTCACGGGCGAAAAACCGTTTCAGGCCGACTTACGGAACAGCAGTGAACAGTCGGCGCGACGCGAGATCGAGAAAAAGATTATTACCGTCGATTTACCCGCTCGGGTGAAGCAGATTGAAGAACCGTACCAAACCATGATCAGGCGGTGTCTGGTTCGGGATATTCACGAACGCGTTCGGAAAGAGGATGAACTGCTCGACCTTCTCGACAACATTCCGCAGCTATTGAGTGAGGCTCAAAAACGGGCTGATCGGCACGAATACGAGAAGGCAATTCCGCTGTTCGAGCAAATCCTGACTAAGCGCGAGCATCATGCTGCGGCACAGAAGGGTTTGGAATCAGCCAAGCTGGGGGTTAACCGACAGCAGCTTAAGAAGCTATTGACCGAAGCAACTAACCTGACGACCCAGCACCGATTTGAACAGGCCAAGACTCTTTATGAGCAGGTATTGCGCCTTTCTCCCGATCTATCAGAGGCTATTGAAGGCTTAACGTTCTGTATTGAACAGCTACGGCCTAAATCCTTGGTTGTTCAGGATCCGGAACGCACGGATATGTATCAGGAAGACGCAACTGATGTTTATGTAGCTCCATCGGTTATCCCGGCTCCGGCTACGACTGTCCCAAAGCAACCGGTTTTAGTCGAAAAAGACACCCCAAAAAAGCCAGTTCTCCCACCGGTTGTTGCCGTTCCCGTGAGTGACGGGATGCTCCAGCAGCCTGCGATTCCAAAGCTTGGCAAACCGTTTCCCTGGCGCATAGTCGCCCCAGTGGCTATCGGCCTGGGAGCCGTTGTTATCTACTTTAATGTAAGTTCTGGACCGACAGGGACTTCAAACGTAGCAGGTTCTAAAACGTCAACAGCTACCCTTGCTCCTGCTACACCGAAATCTTCTGCACCAGATCCTAAAACAGAGGCTGGGTCAGCGCCATTGACGTTGGGAGAGAAAAAGAGCGCGCTCAAAGAGCAGGTTGACGAGATTTTTAACGCAGCCCGACGCGCTTTTCAAAAGAAGAATTTTAAACAAACGACTACCCTAACAGCCAGCGCCTTACAGCTTGACCCTACCCGGCAAGATGTTAGCCGGTTGCATAGCATTGCGCTTCAGGAACTTGCTAAATCCGGCGTAGACGCACCAAAAGAAAACGAGAAGCCAATCGCAGTTGTAGCAGCGCCTGTACTTACCTCGGAGTCGCCAAAGCCCGTAGTCGCTGAATCAACTAAAGAATCGGCTAAAGAGACGACAGGCAATGCCAAACAACAAGCGCAGTCCGCTTACGATCAGCTCATTGAAGACGGGCGGCAGGCAATCGCGAAGGGTAACAATAAAGCGAAAGCCATAGCTGATTTCAGCAGTGCCCGCGCGTTGGCCAAAGAGCATGATCTGAACACGACCAAAGCAGACGAGGCTTACAACACGTACCTGAGTAAAGGCAACAAAATCTTTGACAGCGATGACTTCGACGCGGCCAAAGAATGGTATAAAGTTGCTCAGTCGCTCAAGGAAACACGGGAAGTGCAAAGCAAAATCAAACAGTGCAATAATCAATAATCAACTCTAATGACCAAACCTGTTTACTTACTAGTTTCTTTCTTATTACTAACTGCTCCGATGGTGTCGGCGGTTGCTTTTGACCGGGCTTCCGTGACAACATCAGTAGCCGATGAAGAGTATGACCGTTACAAAAAAAGAGGTGACGATTTTTTTAAGGAAGGGAAATACCAGGAAGCTCGCCGACAGTACCAGAACTGCCTTGAGGTACCCGGCTTTGAAAACGACGCCTACGCCACGAAACAAATCGACGAATGCTCTAAAGCACTAAGCCTGCGTCAACAAGCAACCGAAGCCCTGAAACAAAACAAAAATCAGGAAGCGATTCAGATCCTGAATCAGCTGTTGACACGCAATCCGGGTGATAATATTAGCAGAGAACAATTAGCGGATTACTACGAAGCTCAGGGTAACCAACTGTCCAATCAGAAAAATTATACGGCGGCCCGAGAGATCTACACTCAGGCACTTAAGTACGCTACCACTACGACTCGGCAGGAATCGCTGCGCCTTCAAATTGCAAACACCAGTAATGTTCAGAGACCGGCCAAGAATATTGGTATAAAAGTGTTTACAGGATTGGTTGCCGTTGGCGCGGGTGCTTTTGCAGTGTTACTGCGGAACGATTACCGAAATAAGCTAAACACGCTGAATCAGATTAGCCAGACGGCTGATCCTACCGGAACGGGAATTATCAGCGACGATGGGCTATACCAGCAATACAACGCGGCTTACGGCGCGGTTGAGTCGGCTCAGAAACGGAATAGCTTATACAAAGCAAGCTTAGGCGTCGCAGCGGTGGCGACCATCGCCGAACTGTATTTGTTGCTGCACAAGCCGAAGAAAGCGCCACGCACAACCGGTTTCCATTGGCAGCCCTCGTCGCAGTCATTGGGTGTAGCGGTTCACTACACATTCTAATCCATAATTATCTAGCTCTATCCAGTTGAACTGACGATACTTTTAATAAAGATGAAAAAAACACTACGTACCTATATAGTCGGTATTCTTATTAGCAGCCTCTGTGGCCTGACACTCTGGTCCTGCGACCCGTGGGAACTTCCTACACGAAAAGAGCGACGCAACTGCGTTACCCCTTCAGGCGAACTTGTTACACAAATTCAGCAACTTAAAGTAGATTTTTCGATAAGTAAAAGTGCAGGTACAATTGACCAAGTGATATGGGACTTTGGCGACGGGACGAACGCGACTACTATTGGCACGACTACTAGCCATACCTACGCTAAAACAGGTACGTATACAGCAAAGGCTAAATTAACAAACTCATGTCAGAAAGATATTGGAATTCAGGCCACTGTAAACGTCAATAATGCAGTACAGCCTGCTGTGAGCATACAGCCTGCTACCGATATAACTAGAAGTTCAGCAGCCATACGTATGGCCGTCACATCTACAGGTAACTCTACAATTGTCCGCTACGGTATATGTTATTCAACCACAAACACAAACCCGGAAGTCGGTAAGACTGACGTATCTATACTTGACAAGACAGACGCTGTTTCATTAAATAATCCTGTCTCGTTTGCAATCCCAAATCTTCAGCCAAATACGACATATTACGTGCGAAGCTTTGCTATTAATGAAGCAGGTATAATTAGTTACAGCGATCCCATACAATTTAAGACAGGCTATAATCCTTCCGTTTCCAGCGGTGGTAGTCCAACAGTGGGGTCTACAACAGCGACGGTGGGTTTTATCCTTAATGATGCGGGCAATCCAGCCGCCATTCAGTACGGCGTGCTTTATTCATCGAGCAACAGCACACCTAGTATGGATAATTCAGGGCCGGGCGTTACGGTGAATAATCCAAATGTCGGTGCAAGCACACCCGTCAACTTAACTGATCTGAAACCAAATACGACGTACTACTACCGATCCTACGCAAAATTGCCATCGGGTGAAATTGTTCCAGGCCCAATTAATACATTCACTACGCAGGCAGACGCTGTTGCGAACGGACTGATAGCCTACCTACCGTTCACGGATAGATCGTTGCTGGACGTTAGTGGTAACAACAATCACGCTAATCTAGTTGACAGCCCTACGTTTACCACTGACCGGAGAGGAAAGTCAAATGCAGCCATCCAACTGGATGGCGTGAATGACTACTTCTACATGGTAGACAACAGCACCCTACTTCTTGACGCGTTCACGATCAGCATATGGATAAGACCTAGCGCCATCAACAACGTTAACAACCGGATGCAGATTTATAACAAATCGCGCTGGAGTGACAGTAATTTCGAGATGTACAGCTCGCTCGTGAAGATTAACGAGAACGGCCCTGGGCTTACGTTCATGACTAACATCAAACAAGGTAGCAATTGTGTACCGGCTAAAGGTTGGCAGAGTTTTGAGTTTAGCAGTAATCCCCAGCTCGATGATTGGCACCATCTTGTCTTTACGTACTCGGGAAGATCAAGCCGGATGTATTTCGATAACGTCCTGATGGATCAAAATAATAATCTACCTGCTGCCAGCATGGACCGATGCCCAGGTGGCGAATTAAAGTTCGGCGCTCAGCTTCGGGATTTCCCCAATTACTTCAAAGGGGCAATGGATGAAATTCGAATCTATAACCGTGCGCTCTCCGCTAGCGAAGTACAGACGCTGTACAACCAATAAGCACAATTTATTTGCACGACTAATTAAGCAATTGACCCTGTCAATACCGACATGAAACGGTATTGACAGGGTCAATTGCTTGTTCTTGCTTTTGATATCGAGTGAATTATCGACCTCAATCGATTAAAAATTTATACAACGCCTAAAACAAAAAACGCCTAACCAGCTTTTTGTCAGCTAATTAGGCGTCTTACTTAGTAGCGGGAGCTGGACTCGAACCAGCGACCTTTGGGTTATGAGCCCAACGAGCTACCAACTGCTCCATCCCGCGATGTTTGGTTTGCAAAAGTACCACACATTTCTTAAAATGCAATACCTTTGTGCAAAAATTTTTTTATTCCTTCACTGAAACGTTTTTTTTCGAGAGAGAGTTGTTTTTAAAGCCGCTGAAAATCAGTTAGCGGGATCACCTACTCATGAATACAGAATTGATTGAAAATTTTCCGGCCAATCATAAGGCCGGCTTCGTCAGTATCGTTGGTAAGCCCAACGTCGGTAAATCAACCCTGATGAACCAACTCGTCGGTGAGCGATTGTCGATTATCACCTCCAAAGCGCAGACCACTCGCCACCGCATTATGGGTATCCTCAATGGAACGCATAATGGTCAGGACTTCCAGCTAGTTTACTCGGATACACCCGGCATTATCAAGCCTCAGTACAAACTTCACGAATCGATGATGAGCTTTGTACGCGGCTCCATCGAAGATGCGGACGTGGTTTTGTTTGTAACGGACATTTTCGAACAGCACGACGAAAATGACGTGATCGAACGGCTGCAAAAATCCGAGGTACCCATCCTGCTGTTGATCAACAAGATCGACCAGGCCACCCAGGCGCAGGTTGACGAGAAGATAGCCTATTGGCAGGAACACTTCAAGGCTCAGGAAATTATTCCGATTTCGGCGCTTAATGGCTTCAATATTGAGCGTGTCTTCGACGCGATTATCACCCGCCTGCCTCAGCACCCGCCTTATTTCCCGAAAGACGAGCTGACCGATAAACCCGAGCGCTTCTTTGCTTCGGAAATTATTCGCGAAAAGATTTTCCTGAATTACAAGAAAGAAGTTCCTTACAGCAGTGAGGTCGTTGTCATCGGCTTCAAAGAGAAAGATGACATCATTGTCATTCAGGCAGAAATTCTGGTCGAACGCGCTACGCAGCGTGCCATTTTACTCGGCGAAGGTGGGAAAATGATCAAGAAAACGGGGATTATGGCGCGCGAAGAGCTGGAGCGCTTCTTCGGTAAAAAAGTATTTTTAGAACAATTCGTTAAAGTAGAACCCGATTGGCGGCAGAAAGATCGAATGCTTAAGCGGTTAGGTTACGACGAATAGTATCAGAATTGAGGACAGCCAAGTGTCAGTGCCCGGTGCTCTAACACTTATTTCTTGTTTCTCTCTTCTCACTTCTTCTTAAAAAAATGGCAAATATTGTTGCAATCGTTGGCCGCCCAAATGTGGGTAAGTCTACGCTGTTCAACCGATTGACGGAACAGCGGCAGGCCATCATGGATAACCAGAGCGGTGTTACGCGTGACCGGCATTATGGCACCGCCGAATGGAATGATAAATACTTTACGGTTATTGACACGGGCGGTTACGTCGTCGGGTCGGAAGATGTATTCGAAGAATCGATTCGCGAGCAGGTAGAGATTGCCATTCAGGAATCGACCGTCCTGTTGTTTGTTGTTGATTCTCAAACGGGTATTACGGGATTGGATGAAGATTTCGCGGATGTCCTGCGTCGGAGCAAGAAACCCGTATACGTCGTAGCCAACAAAGCTGAAACGTCGGAGCGGGCGCATAGTTCAGCGGAGTTCTACGCCCTTGGCCTGGGTGAGCCTTATCCTATCTCGTCCATGACGGGTACCGGAACGGGTGATCTTCTGGATGAAGTGATCAAGCATTTTCAGACGGAAGGCGTGGCCGATCCGGATGCTGGTGTTCCCCGCATCGCTATTCTTGGCCGCCCCAACGTGGGTAAATCGTCGTTTCTGAACGTGCTGACGGGGCAGGACCGCAGTATCGTAACCGACATTGCCGGTACAACCCGCGACGCGATTAACACTCGTTACCGTGCTTATGGCAAAGATTTTATCCTGACCGATACCGCAGGTATCCGCCGGAAAGCGCGTATTCAGGATAACATCGAGTTCTATTCGACGCTACGGTCGTTGAAGGCGATGGAAGAATCGGATGTTTGTATCATCATGCTCGATGCAACGCGTGGTCTCGAAGCGCAGGATCTGAATATTATTGGACAAGCCGTAAAGGCGAAGAAGGGTGTTGTGATCATGGTCAATAAGTGGGACGCCGTTGAGAAAGACCACCGTACCGCCGACATCCTGCGCAAAGAAATGATTCAGCGGATGATGCCCATCGATTACCTGCCAATCATTTTTGCGTCTGTGCACGAAAAGCAGCGGATTTTTCAGGTAATGGAAAAAGCGATGGAGGTTTACGAAAATAAGAGTAAGAAAATTACTACATCCAAGCTGAACGAAGCGATACAGCCAGAAATTGAAGCGTACCCTCCCCCGTCGCTAAAAGGCAAGCAGATCAATATCAAGTACATGTTGCAGGTTCCAACGCCTTCACCGACGTTCGTGTTCTTCTGTAACCTGCCCCAGTACGTACAGGAGTCGTATCAGCGCTATCTGGAAAATAAAATCCGGGCTCATTTCGACTTTACGGGTGTACCCATCACCCTGTTTTTCCGGCAGAAGTAATTCGCTTTTTTGATTAGACTCAGTCAGTTGACGGTTTCAGCCATAAGCTGCTTACCTCTACCACCTGATTGAGTCTAATTCGTTTGATTCCCATCCTTGCATGGCTCAGCAACCCACTCGAGCTTATTATTGGCTTGGTGCCTTTCTGGTATTTCTGGCGGCTTTTTGCTTTGCCATGAAGGGTATACTCATCAAGCTGGCTTATCAATATCCCATTGACTCTATTTCGCTACTTACCTTACGGATGCTGACTGCCTTGCCGTTCTATGTAGCTATCGCGTTTAATCTTGCCCGAAAGCATCCGCCTGTTCAACTGACACTCCAACAATGGCTTGTACTGGCCATACTTGGCATTACGGGCTATTACCTGGCCAGTTTTTTTAACTTTTTGGGATTGGTGTACATTACAGCGGGTCTGGAACGCATCCTGCTGTTTGTGTATCCGACTTTTGTTCTGCTTATGAATGCGCTCGGATTTGGCCGGCGTGTAAGCCGGTTGCAAATCATGGCACTCCTGCTTACCTACGCGGGTATTCTCCTGGCGTTTGTGGGTAATATTGAAACCACCACCCAAAAAGACGTAATGCTTGGCGCTTTCTGGGTTATCCTAAGCGGTCTGGCTTATGCCGTCTATCTGGTCGGTAGCGACCGGATGATCGCACGAATCGGCTCCCAGCGCTTTACGTGCTACGCTATGATCGCAGCGACCGTTCCAACGGTCATTCACTGCGCAATGGTCAACGGCCTGCATCTGGAAGGCTATCCAGCACCAGTCTATGGATTGGGATTAGGCATGGGGATTTTTGTAACCGTTATCCCTACGTTTATGATTGCCGAGGGTATAAAGCGGGTTGGTTCCGGCAATGCTTCGATTATTGCAAGCATTGGTCCAATCTTCACCATCATCCTGGCGACGACCATTCTTCACGAGACAATCAGTGATGCGCAAATTGTGGGTACACTTTTTGTTTTATTTGGTGTGTTTTTAATTAGCTATCGGGGCAACCGAAAAACAGAGGTAGCAACCAAGAATTAATCAAAAGTTACACTTTCGTAAGTACCGTATAATAAATGAAAACCGGTAAAAATACTCCTATTGGACGTATAAATATATTCTCATTGGCAAATAAGATACATCGAATTACCTTTAGATAAATTCTACCTCGCATTCAAGAACTTAATAATCCTTAGTGAAGTAATTAGCCTAACTTTCTTAAAACGCACACCTATAAAGTTACTGACGTATGGCTACCGAGACGAACATGGAGGAAGAAAAACGCATTGACAAAGCGGCTTACGTGCTAAAAGCCGTAGCCCATCCGCTGCGCATTAAAATCATTCAGATGTTAAATGACAACAAAGAACTGAATGTATCAACGATCTACAAGAATCTAAATGCTGAACAGTCGCTTATCTCGCATCATCTGATCAATATGCGGGATAAGGGTATTTTAGATATTCGACGTAGCGGAAAGAACATTTACTACTTCTTGGTAGA contains the following coding sequences:
- a CDS encoding LamG-like jellyroll fold domain-containing protein, producing MGSTTATVGFILNDAGNPAAIQYGVLYSSSNSTPSMDNSGPGVTVNNPNVGASTPVNLTDLKPNTTYYYRSYAKLPSGEIVPGPINTFTTQADAVANGLIAYLPFTDRSLLDVSGNNNHANLVDSPTFTTDRRGKSNAAIQLDGVNDYFYMVDNSTLLLDAFTISIWIRPSAINNVNNRMQIYNKSRWSDSNFEMYSSLVKINENGPGLTFMTNIKQGSNCVPAKGWQSFEFSSNPQLDDWHHLVFTYSGRSSRMYFDNVLMDQNNNLPAASMDRCPGGELKFGAQLRDFPNYFKGAMDEIRIYNRALSASEVQTLYNQ
- the era gene encoding GTPase Era yields the protein MNTELIENFPANHKAGFVSIVGKPNVGKSTLMNQLVGERLSIITSKAQTTRHRIMGILNGTHNGQDFQLVYSDTPGIIKPQYKLHESMMSFVRGSIEDADVVLFVTDIFEQHDENDVIERLQKSEVPILLLINKIDQATQAQVDEKIAYWQEHFKAQEIIPISALNGFNIERVFDAIITRLPQHPPYFPKDELTDKPERFFASEIIREKIFLNYKKEVPYSSEVVVIGFKEKDDIIVIQAEILVERATQRAILLGEGGKMIKKTGIMAREELERFFGKKVFLEQFVKVEPDWRQKDRMLKRLGYDE
- the der gene encoding ribosome biogenesis GTPase Der; this encodes MANIVAIVGRPNVGKSTLFNRLTEQRQAIMDNQSGVTRDRHYGTAEWNDKYFTVIDTGGYVVGSEDVFEESIREQVEIAIQESTVLLFVVDSQTGITGLDEDFADVLRRSKKPVYVVANKAETSERAHSSAEFYALGLGEPYPISSMTGTGTGDLLDEVIKHFQTEGVADPDAGVPRIAILGRPNVGKSSFLNVLTGQDRSIVTDIAGTTRDAINTRYRAYGKDFILTDTAGIRRKARIQDNIEFYSTLRSLKAMEESDVCIIMLDATRGLEAQDLNIIGQAVKAKKGVVIMVNKWDAVEKDHRTADILRKEMIQRMMPIDYLPIIFASVHEKQRIFQVMEKAMEVYENKSKKITTSKLNEAIQPEIEAYPPPSLKGKQINIKYMLQVPTPSPTFVFFCNLPQYVQESYQRYLENKIRAHFDFTGVPITLFFRQK
- a CDS encoding DMT family transporter, with protein sequence MAQQPTRAYYWLGAFLVFLAAFCFAMKGILIKLAYQYPIDSISLLTLRMLTALPFYVAIAFNLARKHPPVQLTLQQWLVLAILGITGYYLASFFNFLGLVYITAGLERILLFVYPTFVLLMNALGFGRRVSRLQIMALLLTYAGILLAFVGNIETTTQKDVMLGAFWVILSGLAYAVYLVGSDRMIARIGSQRFTCYAMIAATVPTVIHCAMVNGLHLEGYPAPVYGLGLGMGIFVTVIPTFMIAEGIKRVGSGNASIIASIGPIFTIILATTILHETISDAQIVGTLFVLFGVFLISYRGNRKTEVATKN
- a CDS encoding ArsR/SmtB family transcription factor gives rise to the protein MATETNMEEEKRIDKAAYVLKAVAHPLRIKIIQMLNDNKELNVSTIYKNLNAEQSLISHHLINMRDKGILDIRRSGKNIYYFLVDSAVSEVISCIYKSKVLN